One stretch of Chitinophaga pendula DNA includes these proteins:
- a CDS encoding ArsO family NAD(P)H-dependent flavin-containing monooxygenase → MSRELYDVIIIGGGQSALAVAYYLRRSSLRYLLLDKEEQTGGAWQHTWHSLRLFSPAPWSSLPGTMMPGGPDYYPTRDETITYLQQYEQKYGFPIQRGVTVQSVQQEEEIFVLQTTQGPFYARTIVSATGSYTAPYIPDIPGKDGFNGIILHSADYRSPETWQGKRVIIVGEGNSGAQILADVSQIADTHWVTRQSPSFLPDHIDGRYLFDIATQQYHAQQQGQTFIPPQLGHIVMVSSVIAARERHVLNAFPTFDHFYANGIAWKDGRKVAADVVIFCTGFRPALDHLRALNCFNTANQIPTQGTRSSNTPGLWLVGYGNWTGFASATLIGVGRTARRTAEEITAFLQH, encoded by the coding sequence ATGAGCCGGGAGCTGTATGACGTGATCATCATAGGCGGTGGACAAAGCGCCCTCGCCGTAGCCTACTACCTGCGCAGGTCCTCCCTCCGCTACCTCCTGCTGGATAAAGAGGAACAGACAGGCGGCGCATGGCAGCACACCTGGCACTCGCTCCGCTTATTCTCCCCGGCTCCATGGAGCTCCCTCCCCGGTACCATGATGCCTGGTGGTCCCGACTACTACCCCACCAGAGATGAAACCATCACCTACCTCCAACAATATGAACAGAAATACGGCTTTCCCATACAAAGAGGAGTTACCGTACAGAGCGTACAACAAGAGGAGGAAATATTTGTATTACAGACCACACAGGGGCCGTTCTACGCCAGAACAATAGTAAGTGCCACCGGCAGCTATACAGCTCCTTATATACCTGATATACCGGGCAAAGATGGGTTTAATGGCATCATCCTCCATTCCGCCGACTACCGGTCCCCCGAAACCTGGCAGGGCAAACGGGTCATCATCGTGGGAGAAGGCAACTCAGGTGCACAGATCCTGGCCGATGTATCACAGATCGCAGATACTCACTGGGTCACCCGCCAATCACCATCCTTCCTGCCGGATCATATCGATGGCAGATACCTGTTCGATATAGCCACACAACAATACCACGCACAGCAGCAGGGCCAAACCTTCATACCACCCCAACTGGGCCACATCGTTATGGTTTCCTCCGTCATCGCCGCCAGGGAACGACATGTCCTGAATGCCTTCCCTACCTTCGACCACTTCTATGCAAATGGCATCGCCTGGAAAGATGGCCGCAAGGTCGCAGCCGACGTCGTCATTTTCTGCACCGGATTCCGGCCCGCACTGGATCACCTCCGCGCACTGAACTGCTTCAATACCGCCAACCAAATCCCCACCCAAGGCACCCGCTCCTCCAATACCCCTGGCCTATGGCTCGTAGGATATGGCAACTGGACAGGCTTCGCCTCCGCCACCCTCATCGGCGTAGGCCGCACCGCCAGACGCACCGCAGAAGAGATCACTGCCTTCTTACAGCACTAG